A region from the Rheinheimera mangrovi genome encodes:
- a CDS encoding TonB-dependent receptor: MKNQSQYRRHIASKRTALSLAIGQLLLGTAISLPAYAQDKQTEQKVEVIAVKGTYSKSLEQAVDMKKENIGFSDSIVATDIADFPEQNLAEALQRMPGVTIERNKGLGSKVNVRSLPSEFTHVSINNLATASGSGGRDVEFDIFASEIIQSVTVQKSPTAADEEGGIAGSVQIGTAKPFDYSEAQFVVSAEGAHNSISEKTDPKFSFLTSDTWGDWGALVSFSKAERSNRTDSNSGINFRPMGRFLEASAPRSTQAAAVLERDAGVIVSNFKDKDETSRIIFQDKVGDRVFQSEQDKWGGTASLQYKPSSSFSLTFDAMLGGYDNTEDEYDAAAYSASSRSTLETIHAYDDTTLADYGMVVLTDVSYTATQHEFLSKERINETDFTQYSATMDWLVNGWDINALVGYSGAEKTADYANLKHVAYAPSRTRWTANGGETIKSDNPASIDMYNAADKYLFEAYETQLEEVQDDKYAAQLDFKKELEWSLLPALSSVQFGVRYTDKSKERNYGEIKIQGPKAGDSSYVNKRTLKDSELGYVTDIASGGAYQAKNLNWMQVSNDYARRTFRYEGFFTPFQVNQYYRVDEAVTALYAMTNFDFEIGSLPSKLNAGVRAVDTDVTSFGYHPIQNEDGTTGYTKDPVSADGSYNDVLPSFNLTVEVAEDVIWRTAASETLMRPALGDIAYKRTVSWNEFRFKDGNPGLKPTKAKQWETGVEWYMENGGILAASYFWKDIEGVVREEMTGIVKDVEKRNADGSLDGYYDFEVFQPVNAEGSYKVTGLELIAQLPLTMLSESLDGFGINANYTMLDNTLTGASDLDIPTPPEGLADKTYNFTLYYENDSFDARVSYNYKDKYVEYIHLNMYPVYRDAYGQTDIALGYQLTDNVKLSLKGINMTDEETSGYTMNPAFPVMYEFSGRRVSLGLRADF, translated from the coding sequence ATGAAAAATCAGAGTCAATACCGTCGTCATATTGCATCAAAACGCACTGCATTAAGCCTGGCTATTGGTCAGCTGCTGCTGGGTACAGCCATCAGCTTACCTGCTTACGCACAAGACAAGCAGACTGAACAGAAAGTCGAAGTCATCGCAGTAAAAGGCACTTATAGCAAAAGTCTGGAACAAGCCGTTGATATGAAAAAAGAGAATATTGGTTTCTCTGATTCTATCGTAGCTACAGATATCGCCGATTTCCCGGAGCAAAACCTGGCAGAAGCTCTGCAACGTATGCCTGGTGTCACTATAGAGCGTAACAAAGGCCTGGGCAGCAAAGTCAACGTGCGAAGCCTCCCTTCTGAATTTACTCATGTGTCGATCAATAACCTGGCTACGGCATCAGGCAGTGGTGGCCGTGATGTGGAATTTGATATTTTTGCCTCTGAAATCATCCAAAGCGTTACAGTACAAAAATCTCCTACCGCTGCAGATGAAGAAGGCGGTATCGCAGGTTCAGTACAGATTGGTACAGCTAAACCTTTCGATTACAGCGAAGCTCAATTTGTTGTATCCGCTGAAGGTGCCCATAACTCGATTTCAGAAAAAACCGACCCTAAATTCTCCTTCCTTACCAGCGACACCTGGGGTGACTGGGGCGCTTTAGTGTCTTTCTCTAAAGCAGAACGTAGCAACAGAACTGATTCAAACTCTGGCATCAACTTCCGTCCTATGGGCCGTTTCCTTGAAGCGTCAGCACCACGCTCTACTCAGGCTGCGGCAGTTCTGGAGCGTGACGCAGGCGTGATCGTCAGCAATTTCAAAGATAAAGACGAAACCAGCCGTATTATTTTCCAGGATAAAGTGGGCGACCGTGTTTTCCAAAGCGAGCAGGACAAATGGGGTGGCACGGCTTCATTACAATACAAACCCAGTTCAAGCTTCAGCCTGACTTTTGACGCCATGTTAGGTGGTTATGACAACACCGAAGACGAGTACGATGCTGCCGCCTATTCCGCATCAAGCCGCAGTACCTTAGAGACTATCCACGCTTATGACGATACCACGCTGGCCGACTATGGCATGGTCGTGCTGACAGACGTGTCTTACACAGCCACTCAGCATGAATTTTTAAGCAAAGAACGTATCAATGAAACAGACTTCACTCAATACAGCGCCACTATGGATTGGCTGGTTAACGGGTGGGATATTAATGCTTTAGTCGGGTATTCAGGCGCTGAGAAAACTGCAGACTACGCCAACCTGAAACATGTGGCTTATGCTCCGTCCCGTACCCGCTGGACTGCGAATGGTGGTGAAACCATTAAGAGTGACAACCCGGCCAGTATCGATATGTACAATGCTGCCGACAAATACCTGTTTGAAGCTTATGAAACTCAACTGGAAGAAGTGCAGGACGACAAATACGCTGCTCAGCTCGACTTTAAGAAAGAGCTGGAATGGTCTCTGTTGCCAGCTCTGAGCAGTGTGCAGTTTGGTGTGCGTTACACTGACAAATCCAAAGAACGTAATTACGGTGAAATCAAAATTCAGGGGCCCAAAGCTGGCGACAGTTCATACGTGAACAAACGCACTTTAAAAGACAGTGAGTTAGGTTATGTCACTGATATTGCTTCCGGCGGTGCTTATCAGGCCAAAAACCTGAACTGGATGCAGGTATCGAACGACTATGCCCGCCGCACTTTCCGTTACGAAGGTTTCTTTACTCCATTCCAGGTGAACCAGTACTACCGTGTTGACGAAGCAGTAACTGCTTTATACGCCATGACCAATTTTGATTTCGAAATTGGCAGCTTACCAAGCAAGTTAAACGCCGGTGTGCGTGCAGTGGACACTGACGTAACCTCTTTTGGCTACCACCCAATCCAAAATGAAGATGGCACTACTGGTTATACCAAAGATCCAGTGTCTGCAGATGGCAGCTACAACGATGTATTACCAAGCTTTAACCTGACAGTTGAAGTTGCTGAAGATGTCATTTGGCGTACTGCTGCGTCAGAAACCCTGATGCGTCCGGCCTTAGGCGACATCGCCTACAAACGTACAGTCAGCTGGAACGAATTCCGCTTTAAGGACGGAAACCCGGGTCTGAAGCCAACCAAAGCCAAACAGTGGGAAACCGGTGTTGAATGGTATATGGAAAATGGCGGTATTCTGGCGGCATCTTACTTCTGGAAAGATATCGAAGGTGTAGTACGTGAAGAAATGACCGGCATAGTGAAAGATGTAGAAAAGCGTAATGCAGACGGCTCACTGGATGGTTATTACGACTTTGAAGTGTTCCAACCTGTCAATGCTGAAGGTTCTTACAAAGTTACAGGTCTGGAATTAATAGCCCAGTTACCTCTGACTATGCTGAGCGAATCACTGGACGGTTTTGGTATTAATGCTAACTACACCATGCTGGACAATACCTTAACAGGTGCGTCGGATTTAGATATTCCAACCCCACCTGAAGGTTTAGCAGACAAAACTTACAACTTTACGCTGTACTACGAAAACGATAGCTTTGATGCTCGTGTGTCTTACAACTACAAAGACAAGTACGTAGAGTACATTCACCTGAATATGTACCCGGTATACCGTGACGCCTACGGTCAAACGGATATCGCCTTAGGCTACCAATTGACTGACAACGTCAAGCTGAGCTTAAAAGGCATCAATATGACAGACGAAGAAACCTCAGGTTACACCATGAACCCAGCTTTCCCTGTGATGTATGAGTTTTCTGGCAGACGTGTAAGTTTAGGTCTGCGTGCAGATTTCTAA
- a CDS encoding dienelactone hydrolase family protein: MSDRKTAKDFHPETLRLFDKYVHGDISRRDFLAGAAKFAVAGMTALTILQALTPNYAMGQQIQPDDPQLDSEYLTWPSPKGYGDLRGYLVKPKAVTGKLPLVLVVHENRGLNPHIEDVARRLALAGFIAFAPDALFPLGGYPGDEDKARAMFALLDQDKTRQDFIASVAILQKLPQGNGKVGVVGFCYGGGMSNFLATELPDLAAAVPFYGRQADLNKVAAIQAPLLIHYASDDERVNAGAQAYDEALKAAGKNAQSYIYPDTQHGFHNDTTPRYAQAAAELAWGRTIEFFKQHLS, encoded by the coding sequence ATGTCTGATCGTAAAACTGCCAAAGATTTTCACCCCGAAACTCTGCGTTTATTTGATAAATATGTGCATGGAGATATTAGTCGCCGCGACTTTTTGGCAGGGGCTGCAAAGTTTGCCGTGGCTGGCATGACCGCCCTGACTATATTGCAGGCATTGACGCCAAATTATGCGATGGGCCAGCAAATTCAACCCGACGACCCGCAACTGGACTCTGAGTATCTGACCTGGCCAAGCCCAAAAGGTTACGGTGATTTACGGGGTTATCTGGTTAAACCCAAGGCAGTGACGGGAAAATTACCGCTGGTGCTGGTGGTGCATGAAAATCGGGGGTTAAACCCTCATATTGAAGATGTGGCACGCCGTCTGGCCTTGGCTGGTTTTATTGCATTTGCGCCAGATGCACTCTTTCCTCTGGGTGGTTATCCAGGAGATGAAGACAAAGCCCGCGCCATGTTTGCCTTGTTGGATCAGGATAAAACCCGGCAAGACTTTATTGCCAGCGTAGCGATTTTGCAAAAACTGCCGCAAGGCAATGGCAAAGTTGGTGTGGTCGGTTTTTGTTATGGCGGCGGCATGTCGAACTTCCTTGCAACTGAGTTACCTGACTTAGCTGCGGCAGTGCCATTTTATGGCCGACAAGCTGATTTAAACAAAGTGGCGGCTATTCAGGCGCCTTTGCTTATTCACTACGCCAGTGACGATGAGCGGGTGAATGCCGGAGCTCAAGCTTATGATGAAGCGCTAAAAGCTGCAGGCAAAAATGCCCAAAGTTATATCTATCCTGACACTCAGCATGGGTTTCATAACGACACCACGCCACGTTATGCTCAGGCGGCAGCAGAGCTGGCGTGGGGCCGCACAATCGAATTTTTTAAACAGCATTTGAGTTGA
- a CDS encoding cupin domain-containing protein — MSYQAINFKDKFAKFDNHWSPRVIAEMNDYQFKLVKVAGDFVWHDHPDTDEVFIVMDGVLDIEFEDGKVTLAAGEMFVVPKGVKHKPRAVQECKVLLVEPKGVVNTGDATSELKAENDVWI, encoded by the coding sequence ATGAGTTATCAGGCTATTAATTTTAAAGATAAATTTGCGAAGTTCGATAATCACTGGTCACCCCGTGTTATCGCAGAAATGAATGACTACCAGTTTAAACTGGTAAAAGTGGCTGGAGATTTTGTCTGGCACGATCATCCTGACACCGATGAAGTTTTTATTGTGATGGACGGGGTGTTGGACATCGAATTTGAAGATGGAAAAGTCACTTTAGCCGCCGGAGAAATGTTTGTGGTGCCTAAAGGCGTGAAACACAAACCCAGGGCTGTGCAGGAGTGCAAAGTACTGCTGGTAGAACCCAAAGGTGTGGTCAATACTGGCGACGCCACAAGCGAGCTAAAAGCCGAAAATGATGTATGGATTTAA
- the nudK gene encoding GDP-mannose pyrophosphatase NudK → MSTKIRNIQKTLLSDNWYTLNKFSFDYQNHQGVWQQQHREAYDRGNGATILLYNSAKGTVILTRQFRLPTYINGNADGLLIETCAGLLEQDNPEDCIKREAEEETGYKVDKVQKLFEAYMSPGSVTEIIHFFAAEYAEDMQVSAGGGLAHEQENIEVLELDFEQAYSMISTGEIKDGKTIMLLQYAKINGLLTPN, encoded by the coding sequence ATGAGCACTAAAATCAGAAATATTCAGAAAACCCTGCTGTCGGATAACTGGTACACCCTGAATAAATTTAGTTTTGACTATCAGAATCACCAGGGGGTATGGCAACAACAGCACCGTGAAGCCTATGACCGTGGCAATGGCGCTACTATTTTGTTGTACAACAGCGCTAAAGGCACTGTAATTTTAACCCGTCAGTTCCGTTTACCTACTTATATCAATGGTAATGCCGATGGTTTACTCATTGAAACCTGCGCTGGATTACTGGAGCAGGATAATCCGGAAGACTGCATTAAGCGAGAAGCCGAAGAAGAGACCGGCTACAAAGTAGACAAAGTGCAAAAGCTGTTTGAAGCCTATATGTCGCCGGGTTCTGTGACCGAAATCATTCATTTTTTCGCGGCTGAATACGCCGAAGACATGCAGGTGTCCGCAGGCGGTGGACTGGCGCATGAGCAGGAAAATATCGAAGTACTGGAACTGGATTTTGAGCAGGCTTATTCGATGATTAGCACTGGTGAAATTAAAGACGGTAAAACTATTATGTTGCTGCAGTACGCCAAGATTAATGGCCTGCTGACCCCTAACTAA